The following proteins come from a genomic window of Halorussus halophilus:
- a CDS encoding helix-turn-helix transcriptional regulator, with protein MAVSEEDLSEAELAGLELVRETGGIHQSDFWKELDVDSRKGSRIVDSLFEKGLVQREETVYNGHNTYLITPAPRDLDFSLLMAGDMLSPFIGEEEIDAESDAFSQWIMNLAYE; from the coding sequence ATGGCTGTATCCGAAGAGGACCTCAGCGAAGCGGAGCTCGCGGGCCTCGAACTCGTCAGGGAGACCGGCGGCATCCACCAGAGCGACTTCTGGAAGGAACTCGACGTTGACTCCCGCAAGGGGAGTCGCATCGTGGACTCCCTGTTCGAGAAGGGCCTCGTCCAGCGCGAGGAGACGGTGTACAACGGACACAACACCTATCTCATCACGCCCGCGCCACGCGACTTGGACTTCTCGCTGTTGATGGCAGGCGACATGCTCTCGCCGTTCATCGGTGAAGAGGAAATCGACGCCGAGAGCGACGCCTTCTCGCAGTGGATCATGAACTTGGCGTACGAATAA
- a CDS encoding NRDE family protein, whose product MCTLILAWRVFDGTPIAAAANRDEALGRPSRPPGVLDSDPTVVAPQDAEAGGTWLGYNDEGLFVAITNRRSDIDGERSRGLLVRDALASESAADAVSFVRTELAGREYAGFNLVVADAEEATLLEWDGVLRTSHLGPGVHVVVNEGHNGAAPKAKRIREAAHPEYHETADAWFDHVKGVLRDHDLKACVHAEGYGTKSSSLVTLDEDGTGRYWFADGKPCETDYERVEIEDNQF is encoded by the coding sequence GTGTGCACGCTCATCCTCGCGTGGCGGGTGTTCGACGGGACGCCGATAGCCGCCGCCGCGAACCGTGACGAAGCACTGGGTCGCCCCTCTCGGCCGCCCGGCGTCCTCGACAGCGACCCCACGGTCGTCGCGCCACAGGACGCCGAAGCGGGCGGGACGTGGCTCGGCTACAACGACGAGGGCTTGTTCGTCGCCATCACGAATCGACGGTCGGACATCGACGGCGAACGCTCGCGTGGTCTACTCGTCCGGGACGCCCTCGCCAGCGAGTCGGCCGCAGACGCCGTTTCGTTCGTCCGAACGGAACTCGCGGGGCGAGAGTACGCTGGCTTCAACCTCGTCGTCGCCGACGCCGAGGAGGCGACCCTGTTAGAGTGGGACGGGGTCCTTCGAACCTCGCATCTTGGACCCGGCGTTCACGTCGTCGTCAACGAAGGGCACAACGGCGCGGCCCCGAAAGCCAAGCGCATCCGCGAAGCCGCACATCCCGAGTATCACGAGACGGCCGACGCGTGGTTCGACCACGTGAAAGGCGTCCTGCGCGACCACGACCTGAAAGCCTGCGTCCACGCGGAGGGCTACGGGACGAAGTCCTCGTCGCTGGTCACGCTCGACGAAGACGGAACGGGACGCTACTGGTTCGCCGACGGCAAGCCCTGCGAGACCGACTACGAGCGGGTCGAAATCGAAGACAATCAATTTTAA
- a CDS encoding CHRD domain-containing protein, with the protein MIERIERRELIKLGVALTGIGVVESAGAQETTTEQETTTQGEATTLFVAALSGVEQNPPVETPATGLAIFAVGEDGVDYSLAVANVENVIMAHVHLGGPDENGPVGVWLYPSVDAREPELRQGESNGVIAQGTITSDEFVGPLDGESLSVLLDAMRSEEAYVNVHTQQNEAGEIRGQTRPVETLL; encoded by the coding sequence ATGATAGAGCGGATAGAGAGACGCGAACTCATCAAATTGGGAGTCGCTCTCACCGGAATCGGCGTCGTGGAGTCGGCGGGCGCGCAAGAAACGACTACCGAACAGGAGACTACCACGCAGGGCGAGGCGACGACGCTATTCGTCGCCGCCCTCTCGGGAGTCGAGCAGAACCCGCCAGTCGAGACGCCTGCGACGGGCCTCGCCATCTTCGCTGTCGGCGAAGACGGCGTGGACTACTCGCTGGCGGTGGCGAACGTCGAGAACGTCATCATGGCGCACGTCCACCTCGGCGGCCCGGACGAGAACGGCCCGGTGGGCGTCTGGCTCTATCCCAGCGTGGACGCGCGCGAGCCAGAATTACGACAGGGAGAATCGAACGGAGTCATAGCACAGGGGACCATCACGAGTGACGAGTTCGTAGGGCCGCTCGACGGCGAATCGCTGTCGGTACTGCTCGACGCCATGCGCTCGGAGGAAGCGTACGTCAACGTCCACACCCAGCAGAACGAGGCAGGCGAAATCCGCGGACAGACGCGTCCCGTCGAGACACTACTGTAG
- the menE gene encoding o-succinylbenzoate--CoA ligase — MREEPPTRDWLTHRARASPEKTALVEADDGTEWSYAELDDAVAETAGQLAARGVEEGDHLGVLMETRVAFVRVVHAAMRLGAVLVPLNARLARPELERQAETADVTALVCERQTEADAIAVAQRRSTSERAATIPVASVDSPEEKGAVALREQGTQQFEPVEWSPTDTMAMLFTSGTTGDPKAVSLSMGNFFASATASAFRLGVLPEDRWLLCLSMYHMGGLSVVLRSALYGTAVVLQEGFDATAATTAIAEYEVTGVSLVPTMLRRMLGASDLADSLRFVLLGGAPASDELLARCETRGVPVHPTYGMTETTSQIATASPREAFDYDGTVGRPLLGTDVTVVDDDGTPLPSGEAGELVVSGPTVMTGYYGDSEATEEAFGTHGFHTGDVGYRDDGGRLWILNRREDRIVTGGENVHPGEVVEVLRSHPKIREAAVVGLADDEWGERVAALVVPEEDATDRDASLTEDALDAHCRDRLAGYKCPKTIAFADELPRTASGTVEREAVRERLLADGECDERGDERDERDERDEHDEGDDCDE, encoded by the coding sequence ATGCGTGAGGAACCGCCAACGCGCGACTGGTTGACCCACAGAGCGCGCGCGTCTCCCGAAAAGACGGCGCTCGTGGAAGCCGACGACGGGACCGAATGGAGCTACGCAGAACTAGACGACGCGGTCGCGGAGACCGCTGGTCAACTCGCCGCGCGGGGTGTCGAAGAAGGCGACCACCTCGGCGTGCTGATGGAGACTCGCGTGGCGTTCGTCAGGGTCGTTCACGCGGCGATGCGACTCGGTGCGGTGCTGGTGCCGCTGAACGCGAGACTCGCTCGGCCAGAGTTGGAGCGGCAGGCCGAGACGGCAGACGTGACGGCACTCGTCTGCGAGCGCCAGACGGAAGCCGATGCCATCGCCGTCGCGCAGCGTCGTAGCACGTCAGAGCGCGCCGCGACGATTCCAGTGGCAAGCGTCGATTCGCCCGAGGAGAAAGGAGCGGTCGCCCTGCGCGAACAGGGAACACAGCAATTCGAACCAGTCGAGTGGTCCCCCACAGACACGATGGCGATGCTGTTCACCTCCGGCACGACCGGCGACCCGAAAGCAGTCTCCCTCTCGATGGGGAACTTCTTCGCCAGCGCGACTGCCTCGGCGTTCCGCCTCGGCGTCCTCCCCGAGGACCGCTGGTTGCTCTGCCTCTCGATGTACCACATGGGCGGCCTCTCGGTCGTCCTCCGGTCGGCGCTGTACGGGACGGCCGTCGTCTTGCAGGAGGGCTTCGACGCGACTGCCGCGACGACCGCGATTGCTGAGTACGAGGTCACCGGCGTCTCGCTCGTGCCGACGATGCTCCGGCGGATGCTCGGTGCTTCCGACCTAGCCGACTCGCTCCGGTTCGTCCTACTCGGTGGCGCACCTGCCTCGGACGAACTTCTCGCGCGCTGTGAGACGCGCGGCGTGCCAGTCCACCCGACCTACGGCATGACCGAGACGACTTCTCAGATTGCCACCGCGTCCCCCCGAGAGGCGTTCGACTACGACGGTACGGTCGGCCGTCCCCTACTCGGCACCGACGTGACCGTGGTGGACGACGACGGTACTCCTCTGCCGTCCGGTGAAGCGGGTGAACTCGTCGTTTCGGGACCGACCGTGATGACTGGCTACTACGGCGATTCGGAGGCAACGGAAGAAGCGTTCGGTACCCACGGATTCCATACCGGCGACGTGGGCTACCGCGACGACGGTGGGCGACTCTGGATTCTGAATCGGCGCGAGGACCGCATCGTCACCGGCGGCGAGAACGTCCACCCCGGCGAGGTAGTCGAGGTCCTGCGCTCGCATCCGAAAATCCGCGAAGCCGCTGTCGTCGGCCTCGCAGACGACGAGTGGGGCGAGCGCGTCGCCGCACTCGTGGTGCCGGAGGAGGACGCGACTGACCGGGACGCATCGCTCACAGAAGACGCCCTCGACGCTCACTGCCGCGATAGATTGGCGGGCTACAAATGTCCGAAGACAATCGCGTTCGCCGACGAACTGCCGCGGACCGCGTCCGGAACCGTCGAGCGCGAGGCCGTCCGCGAGCGTCTGCTAGCGGACGGCGAGTGTGACGAGCGCGGAGATGAGCGCGACGAGCGCGACGAGCGCGACGAGCACGACGAGGGTGACGATTGCGACGAGTAG